The following is a genomic window from Acidimicrobiales bacterium.
CCCCGAGGTGGTCCTAGGTCGGGGCGGATTTGCTGCCGACACGGTTCCCGAGGGATCGCTGGTGGCGGTTCCGGACGGTCGTGGTGGATGGGCGATGGGCGACACCCCGGCCGCGGCACGGCAGGTGGCTGGAAAGGTTCCGGGCCGGCGTACTCCGGCCGCGGCGATCCCGCCACTTGACGTCCCGGACGGCGACTGGGACGCAGAGATCCACACCTCCTGGGTCGAGCCGGCCTACCTGGAGACCGACGCCTCGTGGTGCGTACCCGGAGGCGAACCCGCCAGTCCGTTGGCCAACGGCGGCGCATTCGGAGCCAAGCTCGGTTCCGAGGCGCCCGCGGCGGCCCGCTCTCTGGCTAATGAGCACGGGTGTCCGGTGGTGGTCCTGGTGTCTCGGGAGGATTCCGTGCTGACTGGCGCCAAGCGTCCACCAGTGGCCGGCGGCGCTCGGGCCGACGGAACGGGTCGGCTCCGAGTGGTCCGCACCCCCGGAATCGCCGAGGCGGTCGCTGCCGTTGCCCCGGGCCTAAAGGTCGAGGAGGTTGACGTTCCCGGCCCGCCCACGTCGGCCAATCTCCGAGCCGCCGGGTGGGCCGAGGCCGTTGTGTTGCTCACCGGCTCCGGGGCTATGGCGCCTGGCCAGCCCGTGGTGTCCCCCGAGGGTGCCGAGGCGACAGCTGTCGTCGACCACGACGCCATCCGGGTGACTGTCCGTTGCGGTGAACCGCTGGACGAAGTGGTGCTGCGGTCGTACTGCATCGGTGCGGCCCACATGGCGTGGAGTTGGATCACCTCGGAGGGCCTGTCGGTCGACGACGATGGCGTCGTTCATGACCTGACTGTGCGGTCCTTCGGCATCGTCCGGGCTACCGAGACTCCGACGATCACCGTCGAGGTGTTGGCTGACGACGGTTT
Proteins encoded in this region:
- a CDS encoding 2Fe-2S iron-sulfur cluster-binding protein codes for the protein METPGPTDVLHLTVDGVGVEVPDDGGMLLDVLRDRIGIRSVKDGCSPQGQCGCCTVLVDGQARVSCVTPARRVSGRTVTTLDGLDPEVRTAWAEAFCATGGSQCGFCTPGIVVRFAGLRAGADCAGIPDRDRAARALHAHLCRCTGWQTVLEAWEAYGSAPPVDSDRGPATRRATLEGRTSQAVGPEVVLGRGGFAADTVPEGSLVAVPDGRGGWAMGDTPAAARQVAGKVPGRRTPAAAIPPLDVPDGDWDAEIHTSWVEPAYLETDASWCVPGGEPASPLANGGAFGAKLGSEAPAAARSLANEHGCPVVVLVSREDSVLTGAKRPPVAGGARADGTGRLRVVRTPGIAEAVAAVAPGLKVEEVDVPGPPTSANLRAAGWAEAVVLLTGSGAMAPGQPVVSPEGAEATAVVDHDAIRVTVRCGEPLDEVVLRSYCIGAAHMAWSWITSEGLSVDDDGVVHDLTVRSFGIVRATETPTITVEVLADDG